Below is a window of Zygosaccharomyces rouxii strain CBS732 chromosome C complete sequence DNA.
TCACATTTCCACCATACTTATCCATTGTTCCCTTGGGCAGTTGGATTTTAAGAACAACAGATTCATCTCTAAATGGGattctttttccaataattgGATGTTcgttgaagaattgttctGATCCATTGGGATCTTGACCTTCGTTTAAATACAGTTCCAAACCTTGCTGAGTATCTTCTAAACTACTCCTCTCATGTAAAGCCTCCTTGACAGGCTGTAATCCACCACACATCCTTATAGCTTTCTTAACGCTCTGCGGGTGGGAGGACACATGGAGAGGTAATTCAATACTAGGAATTCTGGGTATATCCAAAGTGTACTCCTTAGCGAGGGCCCCAGAATTCTCAGGAGTTGGTGATAGCCTTACGAGatcttcgtcatcttcGGCCAttgtcaattcttctgctCACTTTTCTTTGCACTCTTTCCgtttcctcttcttctgggTTGAACTCGGGCACTTTTATTTTATCGATTAGATCAAACTGTACACTTTATACATAATAATATACTACATTCAAAAGTGCTTCTTTATCATTAAATGACATAAAAAGGGAAGGAAAAACCAACCAAATATTAGGAATGCTAAGAATTGAGGCGTGAGAATCGCTGAGAAAGATGCATCGTAGTCATTGAGACCACCGGTTTCAACTAAGTCCTCTTTCACGTTCTAACCGgaatttcatcttcgtaCACCAGTCTTGTAAGGTTTCATTGGACTTATTAAGAACCAAAATTATCACGGTCATATTGTCAAAACCAACGCCCGTATTGCTATTTGCCTGCGCTATCCCATgatctaaaattttggcaACAATTCCGTCCAGACTAACGCCCAGTGTTAGATGATATTTAATAAATTGTACCAATTGTTTATTACTGTAAATGTCCCATATTCCGTCACATGCGAGTACCAAAAACTCATCTCTGTTGTAATCTATCTTATGCATCAGTACGTCCGGCTCCACGGTTACTTGAGATTCCTGAGGTGGGATTCCTGATGATTGCCTCATTTTGTACCCATTATacttattattactgtAGTAAACTCCTCttttgaattggaaatccCCAAATGCTCTACTCAGCGCAAGTACACCACCCACTCTACCTAGCGAGACCGTTCCGCCGTTATCGTTAATACGAAGCAATTCACCAATATGCTGGGGTTTATGGTCGAATGACATCGTCTTTACACCTAGTGATTTTGAGGACAATATGCATCGCGAATCACCGCTGTTTATCACATacaaatcttcaaaattgattatAACAGCTGCTACAGCAGTGGATCCACACGAACTGTTAGCGAAATACTGATAcaattcttgatcttgCAGGAAAAAGGCGTCCTTTAAAATCTGCATCACTAGCCCTTGCATGGTTTTAAACGCTTTCTTTGAATTAGGCGGGCTAATTTTGTACTCAGGGTTTGCTCCCTtgtcatcttcaccatttttaacTTTCACGTAAGCTCCATATGCATGCCTTTCGAAACTATACGCTATCCATTTTGCTATGCCTTTGTTTCTGGgattaccattattatgACGTCCGCCGCTtaagaaattggaacaatcatcaccaccatgACCATCAAAAAGTGCAAATATACTCATTGTTAGTTCTTCTGTTGAGTTTTTAAAgggattgaaaaatttaacacGAATGGTTTTATCCTCATTAACTACAAGATGTGCATCCTCTTGAGTCAATCTATAACCTTGCATTGTCCCCACACAGTTATAGAAGCGAGGCAACCTCGTCTTACCATTGGCGAACGCTGCATCTCCGACTGAATTGTAAGCCTGAACGATCTCTTTATAATCATTACACTCTATGGTCTTCTCCGTCAAAGGATGTGAGAGGAGCTGACCCATTTCTATCACTCACGTACCACTGcaaataataatacaatGGACAAATAATACTAAGGGAAGATAAAAGtactttttctttctttctttgccAGAGGAATACAAAAACTAATTAACCCAAAACCACCAAAGCCATCAAAAGATGGCAATTTCCCATTAAATAATTGTTTTCCTTCGTAATTTCTACACGAATTTAGCCAAGTTACTCGTATTCTTGAAGGTTTCTGAAAAgcttccacttctttcCCTCTTTTAGGCGAACCATATTAGAAGCGAATaagggaagaaaaaaagaaaaaaaaataagcTCAATTGTCACGTGAGTAGTACAGTAGTAGTACGTAGAGTATATAATAAGTAGTATCTTGACAGTATAGTAGCCGCTGTCGGGTTCGGTTAGAGCCCTCTTATTATCTATTGACCTGTCTTGATGGTACCGGTAGCGTTTAATTCGTGAACGAAATTTTCCCCCCAGTAGGCAGAAGTGTATTTGGAGATGTACTTGTAGAGTTTTTCCCAGTTTGAGtccttcttttcatcagGGAGCGTTAGAGCCTCATTAATCGAATCTGAAAGTTCATCTGTGTTCCAGGGGTTCACTATGAGAGCACCGTTTAATGACTGCGCAGCACCCGTAAATTCACTCAATATGAGGGAGCctttcttctcttcctGACAAGCGATGTACTCGTAGGAGACTAAGTTCATACCATCACGAGTTGATGAGACGATACAAGCATCACTGACCGCATATAACgaaatcaattcttcgaaAGGAATCGATTTGTGCATAAAATGAATTGGGACAAACTCAATTGTACCAAACTGACCATTAATACGTCCCACTAATTCGTTAACCACCGAACGTAAATATTGATATTCTTCCACATCACCTCTACTGGGGATTGCCAATTGCACTAGAACAACCTTACCGATCCATTCGGGATGTTCGTTAAGGAAAACCTCCATTGCATGTAATTTTTGAGGAACCCCCTTGATATAATCCAATCTATCGACACCAACCATAATTTTACAACCTTTGAATCTCTCTTGTAAAGTCCTAATCCTCTGTTTGACATTCTCCTTTTGTAAACCTTCCTTAAAAGTATCCACGTCAATACCAATGGGGAAAGCCCCCACGTTGACGAACCTCCCCTGGTACTCCACCCCATTAGGCAAAGTGTTAACGTTTAAACATCTTTGAATCGATGATAAGAAATGTCTTGCGTAATCGTAAGTGTGGAATCCAATTAAATCACAACTCAACACACCGTTTAAAATCTCTTGTCTCACAGGCAGAATTCTGTAAATTTCACTTGAGGGGAAAGGTGTATGCAAAAACCATCCCAATTTAATGTTTTTCAAACCTTTCCTTTGAATGTGAGCACTTAGCATCTCAGGCAAAAGCATCAAATGATAATCATGGACCCAAACCAGATCATTATCTTGTAGATTACCACAGATTTCACTTGCAAATGTAGCATTTGCTTCGTTGTAGGCTAACCACGCATTTTCATCGAAATTAATCTCACCCGGATGGTAGTGGAAAAGTGGCCATAAAATCGAGTTACTAAATCCATTATAGTGCAAATCTGCAATTTCATCTGATAAGAAAATTGGGATTgcattgaatttttcaagtaAGTCTTTCTTGACAACAGGTTTTTCGTCATCAGGAATTTCAAGACCTGGCCAACCATACCACTGGAAAGTAGAAGTCTTTTTCAACCCTTGTAATGCAGTAACAAGACCACCACTGGAAAATTTGTATTCATACTTACCCATAGCATTTTTACTGATCGTTACGGGCAATCTGTTGGAAACAACAACGATATTGCCCGGGGAAGTTTTACCACTATCTTTTTTGGATACAGTCATCTAGCAACTACCTTATTTTCAGGAATAAAGCAAATGTACAAATTAAGGGATTGAGAATTGATTAACAGTAGGTATTGTTTAAATACAATCTCACTACCTTTTATATCCTCCTATTTGATTCTTAGTAGGATCAATCTGCAGATTCCAGTagttcaatttcaatggtTCAATTCTCCGAGTCGAGAAAACTCCCTTTTTATTTATGCCACGTGACAGTGTGTAAAAACAGAGGCACATGACTCTTAGACTATTTCGAGATTGAGAGAGCTGCAGtatcctcatcatctgcCTGAGTTCAATAGCTATGTGTGCATATATACCAGTGGATTCTCGGATTGATTCTTGATAAGTGTAGATCACGTGATCTGATGTGACACTCTACTTTTACAGAAGTCATACGCCTATAAGGCCAACACAGTGGTAGGGATCTATAGAGCTCAAGCTTCTCTATGTGTATGTAAGATGTGAACCTGGTCGGATGATAATGGTTGATGTGATTTAACGACATCACATCACACGAACATTACCCTTCCACTGGggatgaaaataaaagcTCTAATTTCTTGGCGGCTAAACAGAAAGAAGTAGAACTTGAACCCCTTCCTTTCACTTCTATTCTTAAAAGGTGTAAACAAGTACGCTTACACAGGCGAAAGCACTCTATGATGGTTTGATATATGACGGTATTTGAATGTGCAAGATGCAGTTTACGGATGGCAAGAGGAAGAAGTCATTTCATTAAGCGATCAAAAATAGACGAAAGGGTAAAGAGGAAACTTCTTCATGAGAAAGTTTCATGCTAGAATCATCTCTCATGAATACTTTcaagaaaaatctgaaatgAAAGTGAGAGAGAAAATAGCCGCCAAGGATCCATgttttagccgccgaagtTCCATGGTAAACAATAAGATCATTATACACGGTATCTGATAGATACAAGAACTCaaggtaaaaaaaatataaaaatCCGCCGATGTTAACTGAAAACATCAGATATTAAAACATTCGAGGAACGCGTCTATTTGAAATACCACGAAAAAATTGTGGGAAAAAAGGGGGGCAAATAACtttcatctcatcttatTTCCTTTTCCGAAGGtccatcttttcattttatGACGTGAAGGCAACTAACTCCCCAAATTTTGTCTTTATCGTcaatttgcatttttttcGCTACAAGCTCTGTTTTTCTTCACTTGCccattttttttgaaaaaataagTCATATTTCAATATCGGGGCAATTCGTTTAATGGAGTTAATGTTTAAACTAGTCTGAATACCATTGCATGTTTGTGTTTGTGTCATCGATCATATAGGTgggaagaaaagaaaaaaaagataatagataatataataataataatattagaACACcagataataataacaatatgGAGGGGACAAGTGGGAAGGATTACAAGGATACGATAGTCTCGGTTTTCCAAAGATGTGAGGATGATAGAAGTAATCTAACTCCTGATGTTCTGAAAACTTTAGTAGATCGACAAGCAGAGAAGCCGGGTGTTCAGGAGCAGGATATCTCCTATTGTGCCCAAacgttaaaaatttacacTGAACTTCTAAAGATAGAGCTGTTCTTAGAGAAAGCATGGGATATTAAAATTTTAGGGAAAAGTGTTTTGGTTAAATTTGAACTTAGTGAAGCAGACAATGAATCGAGGGAaaataatggtaatgggTTTTACAAAGACATCGCACTAAAATGTATTAGGAAGTGTGATAAACTTTCCATACGGCTTCAAAATCTACAACGAGATGCAGCTTCTGTACGTGATTATGTGGCTAGTATGCAAAGTCGGATTCTCGAGGATTCTATCACTTTACTTCTAGAGTTATGGTTTACTTGCAAAGTAAAACTACGGGCACTTAGGAATAGAATTGCAGGTGTATTTATAGATTCCAAACTGTTACTCATAGATGTTGAATTAGAATCTCTAAAGACCCACTTATCCACAAAGAAAGACTACGCCAAGGTTATACCAGCATACCGATCGTTTATGAAAATATTGGTGgaacaattacaagatgCACAAGCTACAGGGGATCAAACATTATTTGACGAATGTCTGCAAGTGTTTTTGGACGTTGAGGCAATGTATAATTCCATGAACTTCAGCTGGCTGCTTTCGGATAACAAATTATTGCAAGACTCTTTGACAGAGGCGGACGCCAAAAACCATGCCGTTGCCGATCCTTTTGTTATAGATTCACTCTCACCTTCATCTCTGGAGACGGATAACTCAGATCCAGAATTACGTTCAAGAAGTTCATCTGCTTCGGTACCGATGTCTACATCCACTGATCTCTCACTCATGTTAGAAAGAACACAATTATCAAAGGAATTACCGTCACTGTTAGCCACTTTTAATAATGCTAAAAGAATGGAAcaggaaattgaaaacattCGTATGACCCCCAATAATAACCATAATAATCCAAATAATGTAACGAGCATATACAACAGCAATACTCCTGGTTTACCTTCTTCGAATACTTTCAAGGCAaaattaatgatgatgaatcaacagcaacataacctttggaatcaatttttACCCAACGCCACTACTTTCAGCCCGAAGAATCACTACGGTAGTGGAAATCACATTCTCAGTAGTTTATATGGCATGAATAACAATCAGAATAACAGCACTAATAGTAACAATAGGAATAAGGGTTAGTGCGTagaggagaagaagaagaaaaaaaaacattATGCATTATATTCACACAAAATTATATTTTCTTTAAgtttttctatttttcaCCTTATTCTATTTATATTAGACTAATTTTGCACTACATTCAAATTAAAGATTCTTCCTGgttattcttttttgatGAACCTGGTCTTTGATCTGgatcttgttcatcttcatcctcatcatcgtcTCTAGATCTTTcgtaaaattcatctaaaaTCTTTGGGGAAATTCTATTCAGCATTTCCTTAGGGTAGATTCTCAAAAGACTCCAAGCTTGGTCCAAACTGTCAAAAACGGTTCTATCTTCATAGGCACCTTGAGCAATGAaagtcttttcaaatttttccaaaaattctagGGATAGTTTATCTTCAATGGATAATGCATCTTCACCAACCACTGCTTTCATAGCTGCTGCATCTCTACCAATAGCGTATTTAGCATATAATTGGTTAGAAACATCACCATGATCCTTTCTCGTCATACCGTCACCAATAGcagatttcatcaatctACTTAAGGATGGTAAGACGTTAATTGGTGGGTAGATACCCTTGTTGTTCAATTGACGATCCACGAAGATTTGACCTTCTGTGATATAACCAGTCAAATCGGGAATTGGATGTGTGATATCATCGTTTGGCATCGatagaattggaatttgtGTAATGGAACCGTTACGACCTTCAACTCTACCTGCTCTTTCGTAAAGGGTAGCCAAATCTGTGTACATGTAACCTGGATAACCTCTTCTACCTGGCACTTCTTCTCTAGCAGCTGAAACTTCTCTAAGAGCATCTGCATAAGAAGACATATCTGTTAAAATGGTTAGAACATGACGTTCAGTTTGATAGGCCAAATATTCTGCAGTCGTTAAAGCTAATCTAGGGGTAATAATTCTCTCAATAGTTGGATCGTTAGCCAAGTTTAAGAATAGCGAAGTTCTCTCCAAAGATCcgttttcttcaaaatcctgtttgaaaaatctagcagtttccaaattgacaCCCATGGCGGCGAAAACAATAGAGAAATTCTCTTCATGTCCATCGTGAACATCCTTTGTAGGTCTAACCAAACCTGCTTGCCTACAGATTTGAGCTGCAATTTCGTTGTGTGGTAAACCAGATGCtgagaaaattggaatcttttGGCCACGAGCAATAGAATTCATGGTATCAATGGCTGAAACACCTGTAGAGATCATTTCTTCTGGGTAGATACGTGAATATGGATTGATAGGGGAACCGTTGATATCCAAATAGTCTTCAGCAAACACTCTAGGACCATTGTCGACCGGTCTACCGGAACCGTCGAAGATTCTACCTAAAAGATCTTCAGAAACTGGGATTCTTAAACTTTCACCGGTAAAGTCAACACAGGTCTTTTTAACATCAATACCAGAAGTACCTTCAAAAACTTGCACAATGGCTCTATCACCTCTAACTTCTAAAACTTGACCTTGTCTTACGCTACCATCTGGCAAAGTCAAATTAACAATTTCGTTGTAACGTGGGAATTTCactttttccaagataaCTAGAGGTCCGTTAACACCTCTAACGGTATTGTAATTCAATCTTGGCTTAATATTAAAACCTTGGCTCACGGCCCTCTTGTTCAAGTCGAACAATTGTTGATCAGATAAACCCATGACAATTCAATAAAATAAGGATCCAGAAAGGAAGTCAGTTACAATTCAAATCCTAAGCTACGTTAATTGCGATCTATCAAACCCTTTAATGTAACTGCCTGCTGGGACTACTGTTCAATAGTCGTACTTTCCAATATCTTTAATGGCTGGTTGGTAAGGGGTCgtgttttttcaaaagacgGTCTTGTTGCAAGAAATTGAGCCAACATGTTAGTCAGGGTAATCCCGGATATGGCCTCGAGGATCACAGCGGCTAAAAATCGATGATATAGGAGTATTAACTATACCAAGTATATTTGAACTGCATATTTCAGTGCTCCTTAGAGGCCTGAGCTTACGGTAAAATTATTTCGAAGATCGGGAAAATTCATACTGGGTCAAGAATAAGAACTGCATTATCATCTACATACTTCCTCGCCATTCTAACATATCTCATAATGATCATTGGACAAACATAAACTTGAGTATCACCGAGCTTCATCTAACTACGTACCAGCGGTCGTTGTTATTTGCCTTAGTACCTGTAAGCGTCTGTCTAGAGACAGGTGAAGTAGCATAAACCGAAGAAAGTTGTAAAGCTTCCGATACGACGGCTAAAATTTGAGGATAGGTCCAATGATGAAACACTGGTTTACTCTTCGTCTCTAATCTCATAGCCATGTTGTAAAAAAGCGTATCTAGATCATTTTGGTCTAACATCCATGCCAAATCAATTGGATCCTTGGATATTAAATTCAAGTGTCTCGatatttgaataatattgataaagattttagTCAAGTGATCAACGATGGTATTTTCATCACTACTGCTTTCATCAGCGGTTTTGGCCGATACTTCTAATTCTAACTCTGGCGCATTAGGTGCAACCAATTCATTATGCGGAAGAGTGAAGAACAGAATCTCTGCAAAAAGCTTCAAATATCGGGACATGGTGGAAATGGATCCCCAAACCACCGATGATGGTAACTTGTAAACATTTCTAAGTGATACTATCGGCTGAAATGCCAATGTATACGGGAACTCATAGGACTCTCGTTTACGTATCACAAACCATTCTACCAATGACCTTATTTTGGAGAGTTGGGATTTCAATAAAACTTTTCTTATCTGCGTCAGTTGTTGCTTACCTTCAGAAATGGTTAATTCTTGACTTTCTCTTTTAGCTTTTAATTCCTTCTCATGAATACCAATTTTACTAGGGAGTTGCAATTTACTACGCAAAGCTTCAATTCTATGTCTCTTTTCATATATTCGACGGTTCAACTGTGATATTCTATACTTGACTCTATTATTCTTCCTCCTTAAAATGACTGAGTCCAACTTTCGCAGTCTTCTTCCAAGTATGTCACCCTCTACATTAGTAGACGCAgattttggttctttaCCAGCAATTTGACCCAATCCATATTCCAATATGTCCTCTACACGACTCTTTAGATGACCATTAGTCTCTCGCAATATCAACAGATCAAGCTTTAATTTCAGAAGCATATGAGGGCTGCTACTCATGCAATGAGCACAGTACATGGGTCTACCGCTTTTATGGCATATCGAACATTGCATCACAGCATAGGAATTTCACCAGTGTATCTCCTTTCACCTTTGTGTTTAATATAACTTTACTATGTGTGTATGATCATGTATGATCATCATAAGGGTTGCGAGCTTTCTACAAGGACCTCTCTCCTTTAAACTTTCAAATGACAAATAAAAGAAAGTTGGATAGAAAAATACATGGCTGAACCACGTCCCATCAGACTTGCGGTCCTTGGTGGAGATGCTactggtaaatcttcacTCATCTCCAGATTGACGGTCAATATCGTAAGAGAAGTGCATTATCCTACGAGAGAACAAACAAACTGGTTATTTGATTTTAGTCCACGTTCTAATTTGGGTAGAACATTACTAGATAGACAGGCCCATGGAAGGCTAATGAATAGAACTCAGGGAAGTCAAGCTCCACAACCCATCTTTAACTCACCTTCAATTTCACCCCATGTAATACTATCACCGCTCGTATTTCAAtcatttatcaatgaattcaCTCAAGTGAAGACACAGTTCCAAAGTCGTTCAACTAACCAAATTAGACATTCACATCTGAAGAGTAAGGATACCAGTATGTATGAGTACTTGGAACCACAATCGGAGGAACTAAAAACTGTGAATACTCTGACCAATTCAGATGTTAATATATTGAGATCATGGTCATCAGCAAATTCGAATGTAAGTGATGCACCACCAGTTCAAGACACTATATCACTACCTGTGAATTATATACCACCGACTTATACCTCGATACCAATTGATATTATAGATACTCCAGGTTTCAAACCAGAAATGGTGGTTCCATTTCTAGAAGTATCATTGTTTACCCAATTGGACAAGAGGGTACTTAGAGGATTGGCTGATGGACCTAGGCATCCAGTTTCCACTACATCTATGCTAGTGGCATCAGGAGCTTCTGAATTGAATGCGAGAATTGATGGGTACATCTTTGTATACAGCGCTGTGCCTGAATTAAATCATGGGGCCGACCCACCAGGCTATGAAGACACAATGGAAAATACACCAGATCAAGCTGCATCTTCCACGAATCACGCCCTTTGGTCTAATTACAACAAATTGTCCGATGGTGGATTTTCACTACTAGATATTATAAGAAATTGCTTTCTAGATGCATGGACGGAATTTAGAAATTATGAAAACCGTTGGGAACAAGGTAAAGAGAGGGATATTTATTCTCTGGTttacaatttcaagaatttgtGGAGGACTGAACATAATAGTGGTaagaagttgaaagaaCTACGGTCATTTAATCACAAACTGAGATCAATCGATTTGGATCCATCATCACCAGcgtcaccaccaccatttttGATCGTCTGTACGCATGCCACTGATCATATGGCTAGTCCAAAACTAATTGAATGGGGCCGTACTTTGGCTACACAATGGAAGTCAGGATTTATCGCTCTGGATAGCATGGATGATTATAACGTGGATGTTGCCATCAGTTTGATTCTTCGGGAAATTGTTGAGAAGGAGAAGTTAACTTCCAGTTAAATGCCTATGATGAATTAAtgatcttttttttttatgtaTGTATACATATGAAGTGCAGCTTATAGAATTATGCAAAGTAATGCCCCCTACAATGTTACAAACGGTGAAATGCTATGTTCCCGTCATCATAACCTATAATACACCAACTgttttgtaaaaatctttcaatCCTACGCCTTTGTCCCACGTTGGTAGAGATCACGTAGTTTGAGTCTTTCGAATTTGAACTGGAAAGACCCTCCAAGGAGCTGACTTTACAGTTTGGATTTTTGCTCTTGGAAGAAGTATTATTGCTCTGCAGATTTCCTTGTGGGTTTTCATTAACTTCCACAATGCTCTTCGACTTGGAAAACTTGGCTAataattcaatttgttcatcagTTACTACAGTTTCTCCAAACCAGCTCGATAAGAGTAATaaattctcaatttttttgatatGAGCTACTTCAGAGATTGGAACTTGTTTAAAATTGGCACTCAAGGAATGTAGCtctttttttaataatATTGGAGATTGGCGCTCGAAATTGGGCCTTTCGTCTTGTTGGCAATTCAGGTCATGGATACCAATTTTATTATCCGTAGATGAGCTCAAAATGTTATCTTTCCCTGGATAAAGATCTAAGATGGGATTAGGATAGTGTACATGGGACACATATACGATTTCCACTTGACCATCGTCG
It encodes the following:
- the VMA2 gene encoding H(+)-transporting V1 sector ATPase subunit B (highly similar to uniprot|P16140 Saccharomyces cerevisiae YBR127C VMA2 Vacuolar H ATPase regulatory subunit), with translation MGLSDQQLFDLNKRAVSQGFNIKPRLNYNTVRGVNGPLVILEKVKFPRYNEIVNLTLPDGSVRQGQVLEVRGDRAIVQVFEGTSGIDVKKTCVDFTGESLRIPVSEDLLGRIFDGSGRPVDNGPRVFAEDYLDINGSPINPYSRIYPEEMISTGVSAIDTMNSIARGQKIPIFSASGLPHNEIAAQICRQAGLVRPTKDVHDGHEENFSIVFAAMGVNLETARFFKQDFEENGSLERTSLFLNLANDPTIERIITPRLALTTAEYLAYQTERHVLTILTDMSSYADALREVSAAREEVPGRRGYPGYMYTDLATLYERAGRVEGRNGSITQIPILSMPNDDITHPIPDLTGYITEGQIFVDRQLNNKGIYPPINVLPSLSRLMKSAIGDGMTRKDHGDVSNQLYAKYAIGRDAAAMKAVVGEDALSIEDKLSLEFLEKFEKTFIAQGAYEDRTVFDSLDQAWSLLRIYPKEMLNRISPKILDEFYERSRDDDEDEDEQDPDQRPGSSKKNNQEESLI
- the PTC4 gene encoding type 2C protein phosphatase PTC4 (similar to uniprot|P38089 Saccharomyces cerevisiae YBR125C PTC4 Cytoplasmic type 2C protein phosphatase identified as a high-copy number suppressor of the synthetic lethality of a cnb1 mpk1 double deletion overexpression decreases high-osmolarity induced Hog1p phosphorylation and kinase activity), with product MGQLLSHPLTEKTIECNDYKEIVQAYNSVGDAAFANGKTRLPRFYNCVGTMQGYRLTQEDAHLVVNEDKTIRVKFFNPFKNSTEELTMSIFALFDGHGGDDCSNFLSGGRHNNGNPRNKGIAKWIAYSFERHAYGAYVKVKNGEDDKGANPEYKISPPNSKKAFKTMQGLVMQILKDAFFLQDQELYQYFANSSCGSTAVAAVIINFEDLYVINSGDSRCILSSKSLGVKTMSFDHKPQHIGELLRINDNGGTVSLGRVGGVLALSRAFGDFQFKRGVYYSNNKYNGYKMRQSSGIPPQESQVTVEPDVLMHKIDYNRDEFLVLACDGIWDIYSNKQLVQFIKYHLTLGVSLDGIVAKILDHGIAQANSNTGVGFDNMTVIILVLNKSNETLQDWCTKMKFRLERERGLS
- a CDS encoding uncharacterized protein (similar to uniprot|Q06821 Saccharomyces cerevisiae YPR084W Hypothetical ORF), yielding MAEPRPIRLAVLGGDATGKSSLISRLTVNIVREVHYPTREQTNWLFDFSPRSNLGRTLLDRQAHGRLMNRTQGSQAPQPIFNSPSISPHVILSPLVFQSFINEFTQVKTQFQSRSTNQIRHSHLKSKDTSMYEYLEPQSEELKTVNTLTNSDVNILRSWSSANSNVSDAPPVQDTISLPVNYIPPTYTSIPIDIIDTPGFKPEMVVPFLEVSLFTQLDKRVLRGLADGPRHPVSTTSMLVASGASELNARIDGYIFVYSAVPELNHGADPPGYEDTMENTPDQAASSTNHALWSNYNKLSDGGFSLLDIIRNCFLDAWTEFRNYENRWEQGKERDIYSLVYNFKNLWRTEHNSGKKLKELRSFNHKLRSIDLDPSSPASPPPFLIVCTHATDHMASPKLIEWGRTLATQWKSGFIALDSMDDYNVDVAISLILREIVEKEKLTSS
- the MDM36 gene encoding Mdm36p (similar to uniprot|Q06820 Saccharomyces cerevisiae YPR083W MDM36 Mitochondrial Distribution and Morphology), translating into MEGTSGKDYKDTIVSVFQRCEDDRSNLTPDVLKTLVDRQAEKPGVQEQDISYCAQTLKIYTELLKIELFLEKAWDIKILGKSVLVKFELSEADNESRENNGNGFYKDIALKCIRKCDKLSIRLQNLQRDAASVRDYVASMQSRILEDSITLLLELWFTCKVKLRALRNRIAGVFIDSKLLLIDVELESLKTHLSTKKDYAKVIPAYRSFMKILVEQLQDAQATGDQTLFDECLQVFLDVEAMYNSMNFSWLLSDNKLLQDSLTEADAKNHAVADPFVIDSLSPSSLETDNSDPELRSRSSSASVPMSTSTDLSLMLERTQLSKELPSLLATFNNAKRMEQEIENIRMTPNNNHNNPNNVTSIYNSNTPGLPSSNTFKAKLMMMNQQQHNLWNQFLPNATTFSPKNHYGSGNHILSSLYGMNNNQNNSTNSNNRNKG
- the ATG14 gene encoding Atg14p (similar to uniprot|P38270 Saccharomyces cerevisiae YBR128C ATG14 Subunit of an autophagy-specific phosphatidylinositol 3-kinase complex (with Vps34p Vps15p and Vps30p) required for organization of a pre-autophagosomal structure ATG14 transcription is activated by Gln3p during nitrogen starvation), with the translated sequence MQCSICHKSGRPMYCAHCMSSSPHMLLKLKLDLLILRETNGHLKSRVEDILEYGLGQIAGKEPKSASTNVEGDILGRRLRKLDSVILRRKNNRVKYRISQLNRRIYEKRHRIEALRSKLQLPSKIGIHEKELKAKRESQELTISEGKQQLTQIRKVLLKSQLSKIRSLVEWFVIRKRESYEFPYTLAFQPIVSLRNVYKLPSSVVWGSISTMSRYLKLFAEILFFTLPHNELVAPNAPELELEVSAKTADESSSDENTIVDHLTKIFINIIQISRHLNLISKDPIDLAWMLDQNDLDTLFYNMAMRLETKSKPVFHHWTYPQILAVVSEALQLSSVYATSPVSRQTLTGTKANNNDRWYVVR
- the TPS1 gene encoding alpha,alpha-trehalose-phosphate synthase (UDP-forming) TPS1 (uniprot|Q96WK6 Zygosaccharomyces rouxii TPS1 Alpha, alpha- trehalose-phosphate synthase), producing MTVSKKDSGKTSPGNIVVVSNRLPVTISKNAMGKYEYKFSSGGLVTALQGLKKTSTFQWYGWPGLEIPDDEKPVVKKDLLEKFNAIPIFLSDEIADLHYNGFSNSILWPLFHYHPGEINFDENAWLAYNEANATFASEICGNLQDNDLVWVHDYHLMLLPEMLSAHIQRKGLKNIKLGWFLHTPFPSSEIYRILPVRQEILNGVLSCDLIGFHTYDYARHFLSSIQRCLNVNTLPNGVEYQGRFVNVGAFPIGIDVDTFKEGLQKENVKQRIRTLQERFKGCKIMVGVDRLDYIKGVPQKLHAMEVFLNEHPEWIGKVVLVQLAIPSRGDVEEYQYLRSVVNELVGRINGQFGTIEFVPIHFMHKSIPFEELISLYAVSDACIVSSTRDGMNLVSYEYIACQEEKKGSLILSEFTGAAQSLNGALIVNPWNTDELSDSINEALTLPDEKKDSNWEKLYKYISKYTSAYWGENFVHELNATGTIKTGQ